From the Pangasianodon hypophthalmus isolate fPanHyp1 chromosome 18, fPanHyp1.pri, whole genome shotgun sequence genome, the window actggtacCACTGGTCCTGCTGTGAGGTGTATTTTTCTAGGTGTCATAACacttttatcatgttttaatagTAATTTTGAAAAGCCAGATGATTACAGGTTCTACAATCAGTGCAATAGGAATGAAGAAACAATacgatgatttaaaaaaaatggattttggATAGTGATGCCTCCTGGAAAGTTCCTCCCCTTTTGCAAGCACAGCCACACCCATGAGTATGGTTtagggctgtgattggacagtgattgcatttcagtgtagcACAACTGTAGCATACTGATGAAAGTAAAATGCAGTGCAGCAGCGAATTACATTCACTTCTTGTTCTTCATTGAAGTGATGAAGGAATGTAAGTCCAATGCgctgaaggttttgcttttcagtgtggtagGTTTTCTGAAGAGCAGTAACGTGTGTATTGTGTTTCATGTTTTCTCATCAGTGCTCTATCTGGTATGAAgtcttctccatactcttccaCCAATCCATCACTGGAAAGGGGCTTTGAGAGCAGATGCTATTTGGATGGTGTATCATTTTCAGTAGTGCAGTAACACTGAGCTGTTATCAGATACTCCAGTATCAATGTACCGGGATTCCAGGAAGAAGCTCAAGGGAATGGCTTCAACAAATACTGTGGGGGTTAGGCTAAGTGCCATTCATTTTGGAACCAACTTAAAAATAGTGTtgaaataaaatcatacagagCTGATTATGTTTGAACTCAAAATATCATTAACAATGGGTGCCGAAGAAAGGTGTGAGATCTTTCCAAAGTTTCAGAGGCACAAAGActctatataatatagtattttatttgaacatttttattttattacaggcTAAATGTGGATGCATAGGTGATATAACTGCATCAGCACCTGAACTCAGCTACAGCTTTACTTTTGTTAGCAAAGAAGACACAAGACCCtgcataaataataaagcattagagcatttttaaagctttatccGCCCTTCACACTGCCTGTATTCACCTCAACATAAACCACTGGCTCATACAGGTTTCTTAATACACTCCCTGTggggttttttcccccattctaatgaacgtaaatatattttaacacaaaGTATCTtctccaaaataaaatataatctaaatataaatcaaagCAAGAACTTAAACCTTTCCtatcttaatttttatttctctctctctctatatattatattatactatataaacaaaaatatagatCCTACTCTTTATTCAACAGTCCATATTCATTTCCAGCCTCCTGTTCCGGCTGTAGCATTCTTTTAGCTTCATTCACCTCATGATCATTTAAGTCAAAACATCTTACCACAGGCTATATAGATCACTTCTTCCATGCCCTCGGCCATTTCTGTTACGTATTTAAGAACGGTGAGTAATTAGATCTGCAGAGCAATTAGAGAATAAATTGAATGAAGTTCTCTATGGAGATTATGTTAAATATGAGTGCAGGGATTTGTATAGTAAATGCATTTTCAGATCCTGCTGTCCTGTTCTTCATGTCACTCAGGTGAAGACTTAATGCTCAGATGATGCAGTCCATGATGTGGATTTGCAGAGTGTCCAGATCAGGAAGGACTTCCCCACATTTAGGACAAGCATGCTCAGGAATATTCACCTGCTGCTGCCAATCaactgagagagaaacaaagagaccAGAGATAcctttttactctttttatCCTCCACTCATGTTAGACTCCCTGGTTGTAATCCCAGTAGAGACGACCATTCTAACAAGACCTATTCGATTATAAGTTACAGAACTGCCACTTTCTGCAGTCAGTTCGTGGAGTTCGGGATTCTTAATTATTATACCACtgtgttgttgattaattttctaacagcagctctgacaatagttccggcttcaatttttatattaatgtgcttggtctaatacattattgtttctctaGTAACAACTAGTTCACATggatttgtatggcagacacgtcaaataaattgttgatatggtgaggttttctgtgaggacacATTTATGTAgtatttctggaaggagtctccagtgtcagtgctttgtaacagtcagatttcctttaattatttgaaatgggaaagtcttcactGCAGGAGAGTTTATGTggttttttgcagtttctctggaATATGATTAGCTGcaattttttcttattaacttccagagagaggaaaaacGAGTGTCTGGAATCTTGTTTCAAGGacgttccatgacattaaacacacctataaatggattaatatTACTTCATTCTCTGCTAAATaacaaaattgtaatcattggcaaattgcaaattggtacaagaggaataaaacacttcgggctTTGCGATgtgaaataatcaactttgggtcAGTAATAATAACTTCACTccacactgttgttgattattttcctataacagaataccccaaatgttttattccttactaactGTTAAATTTAATCGTTATTAAACTATGTTTCACCAGCGGTCTTAGAAAGACTACAGTTTAAACACCCTTAAAACGGGTTTTTACCTTTTTTCAACTGTTAAAACTGCCTTTACTTCAGTTGCTGAATAATTAAGGCTGGGATCTTGCCACTGACATCAGTAGCACCTCATTAGGAAGAAATGATTATTACTCATGCTGTAGCAGCTTACCTCTGCCACCCTGCAGGTGATGGTGTGGAGAAGAATCGCCTGGGTTTGCACCACGAGGCACATGTCTCCTCTGCATCTCACTCATAGACTGCCTGTGCCAAAAAAACACATCGGTTCTGCTTAATACAGAGATGTTGGAGACAGATTTAgagcaaaaatacacacacagcaaaagaCAGACAAATTGTACCTGCCCATTGACTCCACCTCATCCTGTAGCTGGATGTTCTGCTTCTTGAAAAACTCCAGCTGAGCAGCCAGGCGCTCTTTCTCCTCGTGAATCTTCTCCCTCGCAGCTCGCTCGGCGTAGAAGTCTGAGGAATAAACCTCTGcctgtcagcacacacacacacacacacacacacacattaagtaAATATTGCAGTCCATCAATTCACTAGACCTAGGATGCCAAACATACAGTCCATCAAATAAATTTAGAATCtatgttctaaattaaaatcgTCCTGTAACTGAATTGaaagattgtttttaaaaacagagcTAGTCTCTATTAAGCCACTAGGGGGccaaagagagaaataaatgcaGAGCCATGCTACTGACAAAATGAGCTAATTTATTAGAAAGCTATTAAATCTGATGCTGTAACCTTGTCTTTTTCCAAAAGAACCAATTTatgggtttcacagcaatggggtAAATACTTCTGCAGTcacaacttttatgttttttatttgtaaaataaatgggATCATGTACCAGTCTCTAGAGTTATACAATACAGAAcggtgcaaaaaaataaaaaaataaaaacaacatccagtgagaggcaggagtggaacccgatgtggtcttctgctgttgaagcccATATGCCTTGAGGctcgacgtgttgtgcattcttctgagatgcttttctgctcaacacggttgtaaagactggttatttgagttactgtagcattCCTATCAGCCAGTGTGGACATTCTCCTCCAATGTCTCTCATCAATACAACATTCCTGCCCACAGAAATGCCACTcaactgatgtttttttttaaacaccactttgtgtaaactctagagactgttgtgcatgaaactcccaatgaaattaaatattcaaaccagcccatctggcaccaacaaccatgccacgctcactgagatcacatttttttcctcattctgaggtttaatgtgaacattaacagaagctcttgatctgtatctgcatgattttatgcattgctctgctgccacataattggctgattggataattgcatgaatgagcaggtgtacaggttagAACAAACCCTAGCTGTAAACTCTGACACACAGCACCTGAGCCTTAAACACAGAGATGGTCTCCAGCTCTTTGTCCTTCTCACACAGCTCTTGCTTCATTATGTCGATCTTTTGCTGCTTGTCTGCTAAAGCTTGTTCTGCTGCAACCATTCTGGACTGAAGCTCACCATACTCCTCCCGTGATACAGTTCCCTAAACACCGCACACACaaaattgttaattaaaaaatgatcaaatttgccatataaatgataaatacagtgtataaatacacatacacatcattCCTGAGGACTAAccgaaataaaattgaatattacaaaatgaaaataataaataatcaacattaaaaacacaaaacagtccTAATGTTGTTGTTAGTAATGTTGTAAAGCATGTGAACGGTCACCTGTCGTTTCTTATTCTCTTGCTGAAGTTCTTCATAATCCTCAAACAGCTTGGTGTACGCATCCTTCAGCTGCGCCAAATCATTCCTGAAGGGGGTTAAAGAGAAAAggtcacacactcttcacatttCAATTTCCAACAGCACACGTGTACAAAGATCATTCAAGCATCATTTATATTCACTAGTCAAATGTCCAGAATGtttcaatatatattttaacctGAATATCTTTCCTTTGAAACAGATGAATCTACTGATTTTGTGTAATGGCTCAGTTTCTTCATTTGTGCCTTCTGGTAAAGTATAACagaataatgtaaataaataaaaccctttggagtggtgtgatgaactggagttactgttaccaccctgaagttgattattttattataacaccgtgacccgaagtgttttattcctcttataccaaagaAACTGGCcagcaatttgtttttttttttaactagctgAAGAATGGCAcatcttacattttttttcatttgtagttacatttaatgttgtggaacttccatgaaacaagttagttcctgttctcgctttgTGACATaaagtcgtttcctcaccagcctctctatttTATCAGACaaacaatgcagcttgtcatgttaccgcaAAAGagaaaagtgcaaactcctgtcctgaagactttacctTGTTGGAAAACATACTAGTGTTATAACCCGCTGACACCAGAggcttcttccataaatgttaaataaacgtctccttacagaaaacgattatgtttttctttcttaggTAGCAGCATGTTTTTTAGTGTGCACCATGTTTaggttgttactacagaaacgataacatacaagaaagagtgcattaatataaacccatgaTCCGAGTCATGCTTTTGACACCTTAACACCTAGCCATATACATAATTCACACCTTCTgcccaatcagatttgagaattcagcagcgctgtggtataagtgagATCTAAATCtagctgtgtttaatgtttgtaCGCTGGTCAGACCTTTCCTCCTGAACCTTCTTCTGCTCCAGTTTGTTGGCAGCCTGCATGCTCTCCAGCTGCACCTTCAGTCTGTCGTTCTCAGCCTGCAGCTGCTCTCTCTCCCCGAGCTGAGTCTTCAGCGTGCCCAGGTCCTGCTCCAGCTCCTTACACCTGTGTTATCATCTCAGTACTGTTACACTCTCATGGAGGTGACACTCATTAACATACTACATCAGATAATATGCTCGCTAGCACTCTTAGTCACATTATTACTGGTATACTGTGGTTGTAACggaatcaaaaataaaaaagagctaGTCACTGTTATTCCACTGTGCACTaaacagagcaataaactcagttAATGCGCTAATGACATCTACGTCTCTTTCCAAAGTACCAATTTAGGCATTTCACAGCAAcgaggggtgaatacttatgcaatcacaacttttatttgtaaataagttTGTAATATATATTGATTATTTACCCCCAATTTCAATATTATAgactattctgtgtaaattcatgATTTacaatcccaattaagtccatttcggTTCCAAACTGTTTGTGGGATGCAACCTTTTACACTGAACTGTACATACAGATATTGGAGTGTATGATGTTTAGTGTGAAAGACCTGTCCTGGAAGTTCTTCTTCATGTTCTCCGCCTGGTCCAGTTTACTCTGAGCCTGCTGCAGCTCTTTAAACAAATTCATCAACTGAGTCTTCAGGTTCTCCACCTCAGAGGcagactggaacacacacacacacacacacagtaagctTCAGCAGTATCCTTGTCCTACTCTTTATAGGACACTGTAATGCTGTCTTCAGACTAACTCTAATTTTTCAGCTCTGACTCACTTTGGCTGTTTCCTCCTGAGAGCTCTTGCTCTGCGCTTCCTGTGTAGCGGTCACACAGGGCAGAGACGTCTGCGTTCCACTCTCACTGTTGGGTTCCTTCAGCTCCAATTCTGCAATCCTTCAGGAAAGGACATGGATGAATACAAGCGTGTGTAAACAATATACGGTATACTGTTAGctgttctgtatttctgtatgaaTATGAACGCCAGCTACACAAATTTGGAGTGTTCAGATACATCATGCAAGACAGTTCTGCAGACGTACACTCTGTAAAACACTACAAATCACCCTTCGACAGAAGGCAGTGTTTAATCAGTCAGTGCAATAGCCTGTAACTGACACATATCTGAGAAAGTCAGAACCTGTGGGTGTGTTtcgtttatcagcatttatctcAAAGGTACATTATCAATGCACAAACAATACTGAACATATACTATATCATTTacaaaacagatgaacaaaaaaacagattttcctaattatctttttttacaatgtcttgcataagtattcactcctccttgaacttttccatgtTGTACCGTTACAACCCACATGAATGGACTCAAatttttagcttgctaatgaagaattacTCATCACTGGGACATTTTTGTCATTAGCTGAGTTTATGGCCCTGAGTTTACTGTTtattgccccctagtggaataatGCAGCACTTTTTTCCAACCTTTCATTTCAATTACAGTCCACAAGGTTGGTCCCTGCCCATGCACTGAATATTTGTTGCCCATATAAAAACCATATAATATGTAAAGCAGTAAAAAAGCAGGGGATTAACTGGCTGTTAGCTGGACTGGATTGAATTGTGTAATGGCTGTAACAGAGACTGTAGAATGAACATCTCTATATCTATACCCCCATTAAAAATGCTAGAATAACTGTACTTGAATATGCCATGTCATGTATATACAACATCAATACAATATACAACTgcattgttacatttatttatcagcaGCCAAACCTGTCAAAATTACCATCACAATCACAACTCTTTTGTTTATAGTTAACAAGCCACCTAGCATGACAGTTCTACAGCTAAACAGGTCTGTGTACCACATCATCCTCTAATCTTGGACGGGACTGGTCCAAAGTTATGAGGTTTATTTAGTGACTTGACTATCTTAGCTAATATGTAAACCTGTCTCTATGTTAAATAAGAAAAGTGTGACTTTTAGGTTTCGTGCCCAAACACCTATCTATATAATGAGAATCAACCCAACAGAAGCTTTTAGTACCTCTGTGTACACAGGTATGTGTATAAGATGGagagtgtgtacgtgtgtgtttcTACCTCTTCTGTGCAGCTTGTATTTGGTGTTGCAGTTGCTCTTTTTGTTGCGTCTCGAGTCTCAGAGACTGCAGGAGCTGACTCACCGTCTGCTCCTCTGATTCCAGCCGAGACCCAGCCATGTCGGATTTAatcctgcacacaaacacacacaaaaacacatttcatgttcTGAGCATACCCTCCTAATccattatttaaacaaacatcatgactacaattaaatacaaaaaaagtattttaatatttacatactACTATTACATACAGTAGAGTGACAAAGGAAAAAGGTGGTGTCTCTGTTATGCTGTTTAttggtatttatttttctggcaTGGTTTGGATCGACTTGTCCCCTGTAATATTATGTTAatatgacataattattaaaggATTAGATAAGcctcaagagaaaaaaaaaagcagatcatGTACATGGAGTGTGAGAACTCTACATACGTGCTAGATGCAGAAAAGTCTTTCTGAGGAGGTAAATCTCTGGTCACGTTCATCTCACCCTCCTACAAAACATACAGTGATGAAATGTGTCTGTATAAACAAGTCTACAGTAGGTAAGAGAATGAATCCAGGAGAAAGTATTAAGGCATTTTATATGTGTGTCCTCACTGCAATGCGGATCTCAATGAAGGAATCTTCCGGAGAAGTCTGGCTCATCTTCAGCTGCAGTTCAGAGTTTATGGCTACCAGGTCGCTCTTCTCAGCCTGCAGGCGGACGATCTGACTCATTAACGCCTCCAGCTTGGCCTGCAGACCACCACCTTCACCCTGCAGAACATCAGACTCCATTCAGCAAGCCAAAATAGCCTTTAAAGCACCAAAATCAAAAATCTAAATCCTGGGTTTTCtgtggaaaatgtttttttcccctccccatGTTGTTTCTAGCTAAATAGACTGTTACCACAGCACAACTTTCACAACCTAAAGGGACACAGGTCAAGTTTCCTTCATAACAACATAAGGCATAtgtcagataaataacttataAACACtaatcaaacctctacagcacCTTCAAAGCATTATAATTACACTTTACCTTTagatataatcattaaaatactttttaaaaaatcttattttgtgcattctcatgcttgaaacatccttttacACCCACGAGTCACCCATTATGGGTTATTCCAgaaggaagttgcatcatctgaatttcctgatgattacaggaagaagaaaattacGTCTTTACTTTACAtatctttattttcaatgacaTTTTGATATGAACTGGTGAGGTCACTTTAAAACTACAACCATGCTACAAATTATAGATAGAAAGTAAATtatcttttatctttaaaattctttttaagtaaatcattaggatgtccttaatgtcctcatgccgttagcatggatgctagttaaccacattttttgtatttgctaAATTCTatgctacaaaaataaataataactcaaACCTGCTTTCGTTTAAGTGCAACATGCACCCATTGTGGTTAAATACATATTTCCTTAGATCcaatgttgaaaaatgtttttttatatttacatttttaggaGTTACAGCTGAATGACACTCAACCATGGAATCATCCATTTAAGTGTTGATTAAATGATGCAGAAACTTTTAGCTACAGAAGTTCtctgctaagctagctagctaacttacctaatgttaataatgaacagaatg encodes:
- the optn gene encoding optineurin isoform X1, which encodes MASGSPILNGDLSHPTQSQSTGAPHVEETLQQMNILIKENRELKDTQTLEHPDLPSDSCTEALKQTNLTMKERFEGLSAWKEKQKEERGFLEKRLEEAKQRIQTLDSENELLKKRVQEMEKQHSGGEQGEGGGLQAKLEALMSQIVRLQAEKSDLVAINSELQLKMSQTSPEDSFIEIRIAEGEMNVTRDLPPQKDFSASSTIKSDMAGSRLESEEQTVSQLLQSLRLETQQKEQLQHQIQAAQKRIAELELKEPNSESGTQTSLPCVTATQEAQSKSSQEETAKSASEVENLKTQLMNLFKELQQAQSKLDQAENMKKNFQDRCKELEQDLGTLKTQLGEREQLQAENDRLKVQLESMQAANKLEQKKVQEERNDLAQLKDAYTKLFEDYEELQQENKKRQGTVSREEYGELQSRMVAAEQALADKQQKIDIMKQELCEKDKELETISVFKAQAEVYSSDFYAERAAREKIHEEKERLAAQLEFFKKQNIQLQDEVESMGRQSMSEMQRRHVPRGANPGDSSPHHHLQGGRVDWQQQVNIPEHACPKCGEVLPDLDTLQIHIMDCII
- the optn gene encoding optineurin isoform X2 — translated: MASGSPILNGDLSHPTQSQSTGAPHVEETLQQMNILIKENRELKEALKQTNLTMKERFEGLSAWKEKQKEERGFLEKRLEEAKQRIQTLDSENELLKKRVQEMEKQHSGGEQGEGGGLQAKLEALMSQIVRLQAEKSDLVAINSELQLKMSQTSPEDSFIEIRIAEGEMNVTRDLPPQKDFSASSTIKSDMAGSRLESEEQTVSQLLQSLRLETQQKEQLQHQIQAAQKRIAELELKEPNSESGTQTSLPCVTATQEAQSKSSQEETAKSASEVENLKTQLMNLFKELQQAQSKLDQAENMKKNFQDRCKELEQDLGTLKTQLGEREQLQAENDRLKVQLESMQAANKLEQKKVQEERNDLAQLKDAYTKLFEDYEELQQENKKRQGTVSREEYGELQSRMVAAEQALADKQQKIDIMKQELCEKDKELETISVFKAQAEVYSSDFYAERAAREKIHEEKERLAAQLEFFKKQNIQLQDEVESMGRQSMSEMQRRHVPRGANPGDSSPHHHLQGGRVDWQQQVNIPEHACPKCGEVLPDLDTLQIHIMDCII